A portion of the Alphaproteobacteria bacterium genome contains these proteins:
- a CDS encoding alpha/beta fold hydrolase, whose protein sequence is MPMTPPRDGVEINFEIHGDGPPLILVSGTGHDLGFWAGQIPHFAPNYRTIVFDNRGVGASSVPERGYSLADMADDAAHVLDSAGIDQAHVMGFSMGGHISQELALNHPDRVLSLGIHHSWTRNGPRLKKFQETRLYLAQHDQRVALAEISMLALHASAYYDAHVDEMDTHRQFLLEKSPVNAGWIGQLEACIRGDTYDRLPSITVPTLVTCSNLDLIASPHLSAEIHAQIPGSELKILEGTGHVALMEDPDGFAAICLEFLRRVAG, encoded by the coding sequence ATGCCCATGACCCCGCCGCGTGATGGCGTCGAAATCAACTTCGAGATACACGGGGACGGGCCGCCCCTGATCCTGGTGAGCGGTACGGGGCATGATCTCGGCTTCTGGGCGGGACAGATTCCGCACTTCGCGCCGAATTATCGCACGATCGTGTTCGACAATCGCGGTGTCGGCGCGTCCAGTGTTCCCGAGCGCGGCTACAGTCTGGCCGACATGGCCGACGACGCCGCGCATGTCCTCGACAGCGCGGGCATAGACCAGGCCCATGTGATGGGATTCTCGATGGGGGGGCATATCTCTCAGGAACTCGCCCTCAATCACCCCGACCGCGTCCTTAGTCTCGGAATCCACCACAGCTGGACCCGGAACGGCCCGCGGCTCAAGAAATTCCAGGAAACCCGGCTCTATCTGGCCCAGCATGACCAACGCGTGGCCTTGGCCGAAATCAGCATGCTGGCGCTGCACGCCAGCGCCTATTACGACGCCCATGTCGATGAGATGGACACCCACCGCCAGTTCCTGCTGGAAAAATCACCCGTCAACGCGGGCTGGATCGGCCAGCTCGAGGCCTGCATCCGGGGCGATACCTATGACCGCCTGCCATCCATTACCGTCCCGACACTCGTGACATGTTCCAATCTCGATCTGATCGCCTCGCCTCATCTGTCGGCCGAAATACATGCGCAGATCCCGGGGTCCGAGCTCAAGATACTCGAAGGGACCGGGCACGTGGCGCTGATGGAAGACCCTGACGGGTTCGCGGCTATCTGTCTCGAGTTCCTGCGGCGGGTGGCAGGCTAG
- a CDS encoding 3-(methylthio)propionyl-CoA ligase, producing the protein MLGCIMDKPLLISSLLEHADFTSGDREIVTRTVEGPIHRYTYRDAHKRARQLANALRALDVKLGDRIATMAWNTHRHFEIYYAVSGIGAVTHTLNPRLHSSQLTYIMNHAEDAFVFVDANLISLIENVADELRGLKGLIVMTDRAHMPETGLPNVHCYEELIDGHSDDLTWPEFDENTASSLCYTSGTTGNPKGALFSHRSTMIHAYASALPDVLNMGESEVILPVVPMFHVNAWGIPYGATMVGAKLVFPGPKLDGASIHELLIEEDVTFAAGVPTIWLMLLAHWREASTHAPALKRTVIGGSACPESMIREFQDDYGVEVRHAWGMTEMSPLGTVSIPKPSMTDKTTRLRQQTKQGRPVFGVEMRITDDAGKALPHDGKAFGDLQVRGPWIIDNYFKLENSEVRNTEGWFATGDVATIDPDGYMEITDRSKDVIKSGGEWISSIEIENLAMSHPDVAQAAVIGVPHPKWDERPLLIVVPAAEEQPSHAELTAFMRDKLAKWCLPDDTVYIDELPLGATGKVLKTRLREQFGDHQLPDA; encoded by the coding sequence ATGCTTGGATGCATCATGGACAAACCGTTGCTGATTTCCAGCCTGCTCGAGCACGCCGATTTCACATCGGGTGACCGCGAAATCGTGACCCGTACGGTCGAGGGCCCGATCCACCGCTACACCTACCGTGACGCCCACAAGCGCGCGCGCCAGCTCGCCAACGCCCTGCGGGCGCTCGACGTGAAACTGGGTGATCGGATCGCCACCATGGCCTGGAATACCCACCGCCATTTCGAAATCTACTATGCCGTGTCGGGGATCGGCGCCGTCACCCACACGCTGAACCCCCGCCTGCATTCGAGCCAGCTCACCTACATCATGAATCATGCCGAAGACGCCTTCGTCTTCGTCGATGCAAACCTCATTTCCCTGATCGAGAATGTGGCCGACGAACTGCGCGGGCTGAAAGGCTTGATCGTCATGACAGATCGCGCGCACATGCCCGAGACCGGGCTGCCGAACGTCCATTGCTACGAAGAACTGATCGACGGCCACTCAGACGACCTGACCTGGCCGGAGTTCGACGAGAACACCGCCTCGTCGCTCTGTTACACGTCGGGCACGACCGGCAACCCCAAAGGCGCGCTGTTCAGCCACCGATCGACCATGATCCACGCCTACGCCTCCGCGCTGCCCGATGTGCTGAATATGGGTGAAAGCGAGGTCATCCTGCCGGTGGTCCCCATGTTCCACGTCAACGCCTGGGGCATCCCCTATGGTGCGACGATGGTGGGGGCAAAGCTCGTGTTTCCCGGACCGAAACTCGACGGCGCCAGCATTCACGAACTGCTGATCGAGGAAGACGTCACATTCGCCGCAGGTGTCCCGACGATCTGGCTCATGCTGTTGGCGCACTGGCGTGAGGCATCGACGCACGCGCCCGCACTCAAACGCACCGTGATCGGCGGCTCCGCCTGCCCGGAATCGATGATCCGCGAGTTCCAGGACGACTATGGCGTCGAGGTCCGGCACGCCTGGGGCATGACCGAGATGAGCCCCCTCGGCACCGTCTCCATTCCCAAACCATCGATGACCGACAAGACGACACGGCTGCGACAGCAGACCAAGCAGGGACGTCCGGTGTTCGGAGTCGAGATGCGGATCACAGACGATGCCGGCAAGGCACTGCCCCATGACGGAAAGGCCTTCGGAGACCTGCAGGTTCGCGGCCCCTGGATTATCGACAATTACTTCAAGCTGGAAAATTCCGAAGTACGCAACACCGAAGGCTGGTTCGCCACGGGCGACGTCGCCACCATCGATCCCGACGGCTATATGGAGATCACGGACCGGTCCAAGGACGTCATCAAATCAGGAGGAGAATGGATCAGCTCGATCGAGATCGAGAACCTCGCCATGAGCCATCCGGATGTCGCCCAGGCGGCCGTCATCGGCGTTCCCCACCCGAAATGGGACGAGCGCCCCCTTCTGATCGTCGTGCCCGCCGCCGAAGAACAGCCGAGCCATGCGGAATTGACGGCGTTCATGCGCGACAAGCTGGCCAAATGGTGTTTGCCGGATGACACGGTCTACATCGACGAGCTGCCGCTGGGCGCGACGGGCAAGGTTCTCAAGACCAGGCTACGCGAGCAGTTTGGCGACCATCAACTGCCGGACGCTTAG
- a CDS encoding flavin reductase family protein: protein MPEATIDSREFRNALGNFATGVTIITAKGENGDLVGVTASSFNSVSLDPPLILWSLDRNSASLQILEAASHFCVHILSKDQGEECMAFAKTGVDKFADLECGEGLGGAPLINGCLARFECRNVVHHDGGDHVIIVGEVERFDVQDGEPLVFFRGKLSNLAPQAGDA from the coding sequence ATGCCGGAAGCAACCATCGACAGTCGCGAGTTTCGTAACGCATTGGGCAACTTCGCGACCGGGGTCACGATCATTACGGCCAAGGGCGAGAACGGTGATCTGGTCGGGGTTACCGCCAGCTCGTTCAATTCGGTATCGCTCGATCCGCCGCTGATTCTATGGAGCCTCGATCGGAACTCGGCGAGCCTTCAGATACTCGAGGCGGCAAGCCACTTTTGTGTGCATATACTGAGCAAGGATCAGGGCGAGGAATGCATGGCATTCGCGAAGACCGGCGTTGATAAATTCGCCGACCTGGAATGTGGCGAGGGTCTGGGTGGTGCGCCTCTCATCAATGGTTGCCTGGCGCGATTCGAATGCCGAAACGTGGTGCATCATGACGGCGGAGATCACGTGATCATTGTTGGCGAAGTCGAGCGTTTCGACGTTCAGGACGGCGAGCCGCTGGTTTTCTTTCGCGGCAAGCTGAGCAATCTTGCCCCCCAGGCCGGCGACGCCTGA
- a CDS encoding SDR family oxidoreductase — MRLKDKVAIVTGGSVGIGAAIAKRYAAEGATVATVYKSNDAGAAGIIKEITDAGGKGKAFKSDVSKVKNIEKLVADVIAEFGRVDILVNNAGVFRTVPVMETTEEIWDEQLDLNLKGYFFMVKSLVPHFRENDGGKVVNISSIAGTGAFPNCPGYCASKGGVVNMTRALAAELGKEKINVNSIAPGNVATPLNAHLRGPGNEEYMELMKTFTPTGIDFIDPEDMTGTAVFLATEDSRMIHGETVIVDAGWSVW; from the coding sequence ATGCGTTTGAAAGACAAGGTGGCCATCGTCACGGGTGGTTCGGTCGGTATCGGCGCGGCAATCGCCAAACGCTATGCGGCAGAGGGTGCGACCGTCGCCACGGTCTACAAGAGTAACGATGCGGGCGCGGCCGGGATCATCAAGGAGATCACGGATGCCGGCGGCAAGGGCAAGGCGTTCAAGTCCGACGTGTCCAAGGTTAAGAACATCGAGAAATTGGTGGCGGACGTTATCGCGGAGTTCGGCCGGGTTGATATTCTGGTGAATAATGCGGGTGTGTTCCGCACCGTTCCCGTGATGGAAACGACCGAAGAAATCTGGGATGAGCAGCTCGATCTCAACCTCAAGGGCTATTTCTTCATGGTGAAGAGCCTCGTACCGCATTTCCGCGAGAATGACGGCGGCAAGGTGGTCAATATCTCATCAATCGCCGGTACCGGCGCGTTTCCGAACTGCCCGGGATATTGCGCGTCCAAGGGTGGGGTCGTGAACATGACCCGCGCGCTTGCCGCCGAACTCGGCAAGGAAAAGATCAACGTCAATTCCATCGCACCGGGTAACGTTGCGACGCCGCTCAACGCGCATCTGCGCGGTCCCGGCAACGAGGAGTATATGGAGCTGATGAAGACCTTCACGCCGACGGGAATAGATTTCATCGACCCCGAGGACATGACCGGCACGGCCGTGTTTCTGGCGACGGAGGATTCACGCATGATCCACGGCGAGACGGTGATCGTCGATGCCGGCTGGTCCGTCTGGTAG
- a CDS encoding nitroreductase family protein, with protein sequence MADAPDIDELLQLRFDDAPQDIPDAPDAALWHSIANHQSCRSYTDTPLSPDLVRQLCALALASPTKSDLQQRDIIIVEDPDKRAAINALFPGSPWIADAPVFLVFCGNNRRLRQIHERHGHPFENDHLDAFFNAGVDAGIALSAFVLAADAAGLGTCPISTIRDHLETVNALLGLPDWVFPVAGMTLGWPARTPRINLRLPLAATVHTDTYDDDVQWDAIEAYDARRANLRPYGSQREPDRFGTRDPYTWSEDKARQYNEPQRTDFGAYIRKKGFKLN encoded by the coding sequence ATGGCCGACGCCCCAGACATCGACGAGCTGCTGCAACTTCGCTTTGACGACGCGCCACAGGATATCCCAGACGCACCGGATGCCGCGCTCTGGCATTCCATCGCCAACCACCAATCCTGCCGCAGTTACACGGACACGCCCTTGAGTCCCGATCTGGTTCGCCAGCTATGTGCGCTCGCGCTCGCGTCCCCGACCAAGAGCGATCTCCAGCAGCGCGATATCATTATCGTGGAGGATCCGGACAAGCGCGCCGCGATCAATGCGCTGTTCCCGGGCAGCCCCTGGATCGCCGACGCGCCGGTGTTTCTCGTCTTCTGTGGCAACAACCGTCGCCTGCGCCAGATCCACGAGCGCCACGGCCACCCGTTCGAAAATGATCATCTCGACGCGTTTTTCAACGCCGGCGTGGACGCCGGGATCGCGCTGTCCGCATTCGTGCTGGCCGCCGATGCCGCGGGGCTCGGCACCTGTCCGATCAGCACCATTCGCGACCATCTCGAGACGGTCAACGCGTTGCTCGGCCTGCCCGACTGGGTATTCCCCGTGGCCGGCATGACCCTGGGCTGGCCGGCCCGCACACCGAGGATCAACTTGCGCCTGCCGCTTGCCGCCACCGTCCACACAGATACCTACGACGACGACGTCCAGTGGGATGCGATCGAGGCCTATGACGCGCGGCGCGCGAATCTCCGCCCCTATGGGTCACAGCGAGAACCCGACCGTTTCGGCACCCGCGACCCCTACACATGGTCCGAAGACAAGGCGCGCCAATACAACGAGCCCCAGCGCACCGATTTCGGCGCCTATATTCGCAAAAAAGGTTTCAAGCTGAACTAG
- a CDS encoding MFS transporter: protein MLNREGAHFLLLNVGHFFDHLFMLIFATAAALALSRDWGMSYGQLITYATPGFIAFAVFTIPAGWLADRWSREGMMAVFFIGIGASSALTALADTPLQMAFGLFAIGMFAAIYHPVGIALVVHGRTRTGVPIAVNGVFGNLGVASAALITALLIDNIGWRSAFVWPGLVSMALGLVYIAVVRGRSHEAQARARPDAVGGAASLTLDRGTMIRVLVIVLVTSSLGGLIFQSTTFSLPKVFDEQLGDLAVSATAVGSYAFLAFAIASVGQLVVGYLVDRMPVRRVFMVVAALQAALFSLMPGLSGWSALLVAVAFMFAVFSQIPINDVLIGRVARSDWRARVYALRYTINFSIIASSVPLIGWIHGRWGFDTLFVLLAITAVGILTAASLLPALRFATAPAE from the coding sequence TTGCTCAATCGCGAAGGTGCGCATTTCCTGCTGCTGAACGTCGGTCACTTCTTCGACCATCTGTTCATGCTCATCTTCGCGACCGCGGCGGCGCTGGCACTCTCGCGCGATTGGGGAATGAGCTACGGACAGCTGATAACCTATGCGACGCCGGGATTCATCGCGTTTGCGGTCTTCACTATCCCCGCCGGCTGGCTCGCCGACCGATGGAGCCGCGAAGGAATGATGGCGGTTTTCTTCATCGGTATCGGCGCATCCTCTGCCTTGACTGCACTCGCCGATACGCCCCTGCAGATGGCGTTCGGCCTCTTCGCCATCGGCATGTTCGCGGCGATCTATCACCCGGTCGGTATTGCGCTGGTCGTACACGGACGTACGCGAACCGGGGTGCCGATCGCGGTGAACGGTGTTTTCGGCAATCTCGGAGTCGCGTCGGCGGCTTTGATCACGGCGTTGCTGATCGACAATATCGGCTGGCGGTCCGCATTCGTCTGGCCGGGCCTCGTCTCCATGGCCCTGGGCCTTGTCTACATCGCCGTGGTGCGCGGGCGCAGCCATGAGGCACAGGCGCGTGCACGGCCGGATGCCGTCGGTGGCGCCGCATCTCTGACGCTTGATCGGGGAACCATGATCCGGGTGCTTGTCATCGTCCTCGTCACATCGTCGCTGGGTGGGCTGATTTTTCAGAGCACCACATTCAGTCTGCCGAAGGTGTTCGATGAGCAGCTCGGCGATCTGGCCGTGTCCGCAACCGCGGTCGGGTCCTATGCGTTCCTGGCCTTCGCGATTGCTTCGGTTGGCCAGCTCGTCGTGGGATACCTTGTGGACCGTATGCCCGTGCGTCGCGTGTTCATGGTCGTGGCGGCCCTGCAGGCCGCTCTGTTCTCGCTGATGCCGGGTCTGTCGGGTTGGAGCGCCTTGCTGGTCGCCGTGGCGTTCATGTTCGCCGTCTTCAGTCAGATCCCGATCAACGATGTACTGATTGGTCGTGTCGCGCGCAGCGACTGGCGGGCGCGGGTTTACGCCCTGCGCTACACGATCAACTTCTCGATCATCGCCTCTTCGGTGCCGCTCATCGGCTGGATACACGGGCGCTGGGGATTCGATACCCTGTTCGTGCTGCTGGCAATCACGGCTGTCGGGATTCTGACCGCCGCGTCGCTGCTGCCCGCGTTGCGGTTCGCCACGGCGCCGGCCGAGTAG